A genomic segment from Eremothecium gossypii ATCC 10895 chromosome III, complete sequence encodes:
- a CDS encoding ACR058Cp (NOHBY320; No homolog in Saccharomyces cerevisiae), whose protein sequence is MQGGNNSQRAHDGMYYTELRLPTIPEEVEPRDADGGSQSSFESQAWHTWPDSPLTAVSAGEGAEMRTMVDELVEMYHADVRHRDMHARFIREYVQALESQYEFDSVVMAPLQYLQSMIRPLREVVNGTGSAGCRVRGELPVWWGCNNEENCPPPLL, encoded by the coding sequence ATGCAGGGCGGGAATAATTCTCAGCGCGCGCATGATGGCATGTACTACACAGAGCTGCGGCTTCCGACCATACCCGAGGAAGTAGAGCCAAGAGACGCGGACGGCGGATCGCAGTCCTCGTTTGAGTCGCAGGCGTGGCACACGTGGCCCGATTCGCCGTTGACGGCGGTGTCTGCCGGCGAGGGCGCGGAGATGCGGACCATGGTGGACGAGTTGGTGGAGATGTACCATGCAGATGTGCGCCACCGCGATATGCACGCGCGGTTCATCCGCGAGTACGTGCAGGCGCTCGAGAGCCAGTACGAGTTTGACTCGGTTGTCATGGCGCCGTTGCAATACCTACAGTCCATGATTCGGCCTTTGCGCGAGGTGGTGAACGGGACGGGCAGCGCGGGCTGCCGCGTGCGCGGCGAGCTGCCCGTGTGGTGGGGCTGCAACAACGAGGAGAACTGCCCACCGCCACTACTGTGA
- the MHP1 gene encoding Mhp1p (Syntenic homolog of Saccharomyces cerevisiae YJL042W (MHP1)) encodes MKQDQRPAMESMEAKKKRREMLLDDGSIPQVDVNWLFTGNSKAPDPSRCGRVPSLENLSVLPQSGHEARQERRNSEACSVPASQQNETALRRTQSLSTDSKGHTSNGTRKRSFLTRMFGRRKDRQMRSSPAARSEQRTGSSAGAHCVQASFDESGLMRMQTEPAKGREEERLRDFLRYYGKVGFETFQRQLAEKARSTAARPTGHLAPSFEGTQPLKDPGCFEHYFEHYPVDRLGRRIPPHPDAHRFPSILKHVKRSAYSDGTIPRVKAENATTNKFEALLRKVASYSSDESPSGSVGLYGDTETNGIYGLGNNGPAKYSNSFHDIPGLEEQKPLKRVSFARNTYFNSPPQQICSRNPRKGEVEVKADGSVVIHKLTASERRILIQNSTGGLVVGGSGHLKLINPFQTTDEGEHDHDKLHETYDTPVKRPSSPPPPSAGSGNSSSLSDSSLSVESIASGSSESLLPPRMPNIPNDMLYTRCCYLREILPIPAMLKQLKPGSSDPIPLLQLRNPKPSMIEILSLGDFLSIAPVLCFSMDGVSLSVQMLHIILSSLRCMGRLEKLSMRNTPLDEEGWKTLAYFISSSKTLRGLDLTMIPGIPLNVQKPSKSSGQCSIPRMKCDLTSRAEQNWNLFTAAIAINGNLEELIISGAKISLGQFKILLDIGCHSLERLGLAFNDLSHGHCEALASWLPGCKVTGLDIGFNPLNGKMRPLAEALMRKSKVGNNSIACISLNSTDLAIPPNATVETSDVVALLSALGYCENLKFLDLSNNPNMFIYGMKPLTDILPVLVGFARLQLDYNNLSSTSIITLAEVLPMCTTIGYLSLVGSKLDTSSGAALVLALKKSGSLFTIDADFSEMPDAIRHDVSIYSLKNLENVLELSKTGHDMGKSTSLQQELAVLLAGKTQDKEDYDHLVESFAKRICDIRKRLKTVTKDLFKLRVRGELSTEGKETLIRFCFLDSSFEKALGLLAQRDKSQALIWKQFLNESEGSSPDTAKAAEDELKNMDSEADSCIRHVPSINGLSSKTFRESGHAALLPFQQPPIEKLVPADDAIELRCSAHSASSHADEQTREEGEMLRKTHGIIKGLEKSAKDRGTPLYTETLKKIGEGYDCDTIKKFLLGRDVNDIIAILDELQTSGVGIDDIFKKGRFNSDQNIHTKLSNAERPVQLSSASELQLGASVEPDDDNTYSALIDRAYDDVLDDLERTRSNHERA; translated from the coding sequence ATGAAACAAGATCAGAGGCCAGCCATGGAGAGCATGGAGGCTAAGAAAAAGCGGCGAGAGATGCTTTTGGACGATGGAAGCATCCCGCAGGTCGACGTGAATTGGCTATTCACGGGGAACTCCAAGGCGCCCGATCCGTCGCGGTGCGGCAGAGTGCCCTCCCTGGAGAACCTGTCGGTCCTCCCGCAGAGCGGGCACGAGGCGCGGCAGGAGCGGCGGAACTCGGAGGCGTGCAGCGTGCCCGCGAGCCAGCAGAACGAGACGGCCCTGCGGCGCACGCAGTCGCTTTCCACCGACAGCAAGGGCCACACGTCGAACGGCACGCGGAAGAGAAGCTTCCTGACCCGCATGTTCGGCCGCAGGAAGGACCGCCAAATGCGGTCctcgccggcggcgcggtCAGAGCAGCGGACGGGCTCGAGTGCTGGGGCGCACTGCGTCCAGGCGTCTTTCGACGAGAGCGGCCTGATGCGCATGCAGACAGAGCCCGCCAAGGGGCGGGAGGAAGAGCGACTCCGGGATTTCCTGCGGTACTACGGCAAGGTGGGCTTTGAGACGTTCCAGCGGCAATTGGCAGAGAAAGCACGGTCTACTGCTGCGAGGCCCACCGGGCATTTAGCGCCGTCGTTTGAGGGAACCCAGCCCCTCAAGGACCCCGGTTGTTTCGAGCACTATTTCGAGCACTATCCCGTGGACCGGCTTGGCCGTCGGATTCCGCCGCACCCAGATGCTCACAGGTTTCCATCGATCCTGAAACACGTGAAGCGAAGTGCGTATTCAGATGGCACGATACCTAGAGTAAAAGCCGAAAATGCAACTACCAACAAATTTGAAGCCCTGTTGCGGAAAGTGGCCTCATACTCGAGCGATGAGTCTCCCAGCGGATCCGTTGGGTTATATGGTGACACGGAAACAAATGGCATATACGGACTCGGGAACAATGGGCCGGCCAAGTATAGTAACAGTTTTCACGACATTCCCGGCCTTGAGGAACAGAAACCGCTGAAGCGAGTATCCTTTGCGCGTAATACCTATTTCAACAGCCCCCCGCAGCAGATATGCTCGCGGAACCCCCGCAAAGGGGAGGTGGAGGTTAAGGCTGATGGATCAGTTGTGATTCACAAATTAACTGCCTCCGAGCGCCGCATTTTAATTCAAAACTCCACAGGTGGACTGGTGGTAGGGGGGTCTGGCCATTTGAAGTTGATTAACCCCTTCCAAACTACAGATGAAGGCGAACATGACCACGACAAGCTACATGAGACATATGATACTCCGGTTAAGAGACCTTCTTCCCCACCGCCCCCTTCCGCCGGGTCAGGCAATTCAAGTTCTTTGTCAGACTCCTCCCTCTCTGTGGAATCCATAGCTAGCGGGAGTTCCGAGAGtctgctgccgccgcgaATGCCTAATATACCAAATGACATGCTATACACAAGGTGTTGCTACCTACGCGAGATTCTTCCAATCCCAGCTATGCTAAAGCAGCTGAAGCCCGGTTCTTCAGACCCGATCCCTCTGTTACAGCTTCGGAATCCCAAACCGTCCATGATAGAGATTCTTTCACTGGGAGACTTTTTGTCGATAGCTCCTGTGTTATGCTTTTCTATGGACGGCGTCTCACTCAGCGTCCAAATGCTCCATATCATCCTCAGCTCTTTAAGGTGCATGGGCCGCCTAGAAAAGCTTTCTATGCGCAATACCCCACTTGATGAAGAAGGCTGGAAAACCCTTGCCTATTTTATCTCTTCGAGCAAAACCCTACGCGGACTAGACTTAACGATGATCCCTGGAATACCTTTAAATGTTCAGAAACCCTCTAAATCATCTGGCCAGTGTTCTATACCGAGGATGAAGTGCGATTTGACTTCTAGGGCTGAACAAAACTGGAACCTCTTCACAGCAGCTATTGCTATAAACGGAAATCTAGAAGAACTTATTATTTCTGGGGCTAAGATATCGTTGGGCCAGTTCAAGATATTGCTAGACATCGGCTGTCACTCTTTGGAAAGACTTGGGCTAGCATTCAATGACTTATCGCATGGCCATTGCGAGGCCCTTGCTTCATGGCTACCTGGCTGTAAGGTCACCGGTTTAGATATTGGGTTCAATCCTCTAAACGGAAAAATGCGACCCTTGGCAGAGGCCTTAATGCGGAAGAGCAAAGTAGGCAATAATTCAATTGCCTGTATTTCTTTAAACTCAACTGACCTAGCAATCCCCCCTAATGCTACTGTGGAAACTAGTGATGTGGTTGCACTGTTGAGCGCACTTGGCTACTGTGAGAATTTGAAATTTTTGGACCTGTCCAATAATCCAAATATGTTCATATATGGTATGAAACCACTCACTGACATTTTACCCGTATTGGTAGGGTTTGCCAGGCTTCAGCTGGATTATAATAATTTGTCCAGCACTAGCATTATTACACTGGCAGAGGTTTTACCGATGTGCACTACAATAGGCTATTTATCATTGGTGGGAAGTAAACTAGATACTTCCTCCGGTGCTGCTCTCGTGCTGGCACTCAAGAAGAGTGGCTCCTTATTTACCATTGATGCCGACTTTAGCGAAATGCCTGACGCAATTAGGCATGACGTATCGATATATTCCTTGAAGAATCTAGAAAATGTGCTAGAGCTCAGTAAAACAGGTCATGATATGGGAAAATCTACATCACTGCAACAGGAACTGGCGGTTTTATTGGCTGGAAAGACCCAAGACAAGGAAGACTACGATCATTTAGTCGAAAGCTTTGCTAAGCGCATATGCGATATTCGGAAACGTTTGAAAACCGTTACAAAGGATTTATTCAAGCTCAGAGTAAGGGGCGAACTAAGCACTGAAGGGAAGGAGACATTGATTCGCTTTTGTTTTCTTGATTCCAGTTTTGAAAAGGCCTTGGGCTTGTTGGCACAAAGGGATAAGAGCCAGGCCTTAATATGGAAACAATTTTTAAATGAATCTGAAGGATCTAGCCCTGACACAGCGAAAGCGGCAGAAGATGAGCTAAAAAATATGGACAGCGAAGCAGATAGCTGTATCCGCCATGTCCCATCTATCAACGGCCTTTCCTCCAAGACGTTCCGCGAGAGTGGTCATGCTGCGCTATTGCCTTTTCAGCAGCCCCCTATTGAGAAACTAGTTCCAGCGGATGACGCGATTGAGCTTCGTTGCTCTGCCCACTCTGCGTCTTCGCACGCTGACGAACAGACCAGGGAGGAAGGTGAGATGTTGCGTAAGACCCATGGCATTATCAAAGGTCTCGAAAAATCAGCGAAGGACCGTGGTACCCCATTGTACACTGAGACGCTAAAAAAAATAGGCGAGGGTTATGATTGTGACACGATTAAAAAATTCCTTTTGGGCAGGGATGTCAATGACATTATTGCCATTTTGGATGAGCTTCAAACCTCCGGTGTTGGCATCGACGACATATTCAAAAAAGGACGTTTTAACTCCGATCAAAATATACATACAAAATTATCCAATGCTGAGAGACCAGTGCAGCTAAGTTCTGCTAGCGAACTTCAGCTTGGTGCTTCGGTGGAGCCGGACGATGACAATACTTATTCGGCTCTCATAGATCGCGCATATGACGATGTTCTAGACGATCTGGAGAGAACTAGGTCAAATCATGAAAGAGCTTAA